A portion of the Candidatus Cloacimonadota bacterium genome contains these proteins:
- the zupT gene encoding zinc transporter ZupT: MQNVLIALGLTIFAGLATGIGSAIAFFSKKTNYRFLSISTGFSAGVMLYVSFVEIFYKGVDSLTEAFGDYWGHWVNAAAFFGGILLIGLIDNLIPSAENPHEIHTREETKPLGDPDAPMPDFDEIAAHPKAAEPGAHDHRVTDKKLLRMGLFTALAIGIHNFPEGLATFLSALQDPGLGIAIAIAIALHNIPEGISVSVPIFYATGSRKKAFFLSFLSGISEPIGAIIGYLGIRLFLGSETTAIPPQIMGILFAGVAGIMVYISLDELLPTSRAYGKGHDSLLGLFAGMIVMALSLLLMK, translated from the coding sequence ATGCAGAATGTCTTGATCGCATTAGGTTTGACGATATTTGCCGGTCTTGCTACCGGAATTGGTAGTGCCATAGCATTTTTCTCCAAGAAAACAAATTATAGATTTCTTTCCATCTCTACCGGATTCTCTGCTGGAGTTATGTTGTATGTTTCTTTTGTGGAGATCTTTTATAAAGGAGTAGATTCTTTAACAGAAGCTTTTGGAGATTATTGGGGACATTGGGTAAATGCAGCTGCTTTTTTTGGTGGAATTTTACTCATTGGTCTTATCGATAATCTAATTCCGTCAGCCGAAAATCCTCATGAGATTCATACCAGAGAAGAAACAAAACCTTTGGGAGACCCTGATGCTCCAATGCCGGATTTTGATGAAATTGCAGCGCATCCCAAAGCAGCAGAACCTGGTGCTCATGATCATCGTGTGACCGATAAAAAACTGTTGAGAATGGGCTTGTTCACTGCATTAGCTATTGGAATTCACAACTTTCCGGAAGGTCTTGCCACTTTTCTTTCTGCTCTGCAGGATCCGGGATTAGGAATTGCCATTGCAATTGCTATTGCTTTGCATAATATTCCAGAAGGAATCAGTGTATCGGTGCCGATATTTTATGCTACCGGAAGCAGAAAAAAAGCTTTCTTTTTATCTTTTCTCAGTGGAATTTCCGAACCGATCGGAGCAATAATTGGTTATCTTGGAATTCGCCTTTTTCTTGGTTCAGAAACAACGGCAATTCCACCTCAGATAATGGGAATTCTGTTTGCCGGAGTTGCAGGCATCATGGTTTATATCAGTTTGGATGAACTTCTTCCCACAAGCAGAGCTTATGGAAAAGGTCATGACAGTTTGCTTGGATTATTTGCTGGAATGATTGTTATGGCTCTAAGTTTACTCTTGATGAAGTAA
- a CDS encoding pyridoxamine 5'-phosphate oxidase family protein — translation MDFWTEIYSYFKQTQLVHLASVDGNKPRLRPVTLIYFKQKFWFATGSNDAKVKQIYNNNNIEFCLNLKGEKSSGYIRGSGNAHIVKNIKDKILIADNIEFIKHFWQDPADPDFVLFNIELQEIEYLPIGQMLAARKKVEQV, via the coding sequence ATGGATTTCTGGACAGAAATTTACAGTTATTTCAAACAAACGCAACTTGTTCATCTGGCTAGTGTGGATGGCAATAAACCTCGCTTGCGACCTGTAACACTAATTTATTTTAAACAGAAATTCTGGTTTGCAACAGGAAGTAATGATGCAAAAGTAAAACAGATTTATAATAATAACAACATAGAATTTTGCTTAAATTTGAAAGGTGAGAAAAGTTCCGGTTATATACGCGGATCAGGAAATGCTCATATTGTAAAAAACATAAAAGACAAGATACTTATCGCTGATAATATAGAATTCATCAAGCATTTCTGGCAGGATCCTGCCGATCCGGATTTTGTTTTATTCAACATAGAATTACAGGAAATTGAATATTTGCCGATCGGGCAAATGCTGGCTGCCAGAAAGAAAGTTGAACAAGTTTAA
- a CDS encoding calcium/sodium antiporter — MIEGMIFMSLGLAAILLIIGFVILIKSADLLVNGASSLAKKLSISEIAIGLTIVAFGTSAPELIVNILSSTGGHNEMCFGNVMGSNIFNTLMVLGVAGIIHPIAVQRNTIKKEIPMVFVGTVFVFALANNFGFAGNLLSRLDGLFLVISLVLFFFYVVGISKDSVIDSINIYDYTIPKSVLFVSIGILGLFFGGNMVVKNAVFVAELINVSEKFIGITIVALGTSLPELVTSIVAVRKKRYGLAVGNVIGSNLFNIFMVLGITSLIDPIEFPTVLNIDFIFLILITLILFITMFTGKRRQLDRWEALMFIALYAGYMVFLLYRK, encoded by the coding sequence ATGATAGAAGGTATGATATTTATGTCGCTGGGTTTGGCAGCAATTCTGCTGATCATCGGCTTTGTTATTCTAATCAAAAGTGCAGACCTGCTGGTGAACGGAGCTTCTTCGCTGGCCAAGAAACTTTCAATTTCGGAAATTGCTATTGGTCTCACCATCGTTGCATTTGGAACGTCAGCTCCAGAACTTATCGTTAACATTCTTTCCAGCACCGGTGGTCATAATGAAATGTGTTTTGGCAATGTGATGGGAAGTAACATTTTCAACACTCTGATGGTTTTGGGAGTAGCAGGCATCATTCATCCGATTGCAGTTCAACGTAATACTATAAAAAAAGAAATTCCCATGGTTTTTGTCGGAACTGTTTTTGTATTTGCCCTGGCCAATAATTTTGGTTTTGCCGGAAATCTTCTTTCTCGTTTGGATGGTCTGTTCCTGGTAATAAGCTTGGTACTATTCTTCTTTTATGTGGTTGGAATATCAAAAGATAGCGTTATAGACTCTATCAATATTTACGATTATACTATACCGAAATCTGTATTATTTGTTTCGATTGGAATTCTTGGCTTGTTCTTCGGCGGAAATATGGTAGTAAAAAATGCTGTTTTTGTCGCTGAACTTATAAATGTAAGTGAGAAATTTATTGGTATCACGATAGTTGCCTTAGGAACTTCTTTGCCGGAATTGGTAACTTCCATCGTGGCTGTACGCAAAAAAAGATATGGGCTGGCAGTAGGAAATGTTATTGGTTCAAATCTTTTCAATATTTTCATGGTTTTGGGAATTACATCTCTCATCGATCCGATAGAATTTCCCACAGTATTGAATATAGATTTTATCTTTCTGATTTTAATAACTCTTATATTATTTATAACGATGTTCACAGGAAAACGACGACAATTAGATCGCTGGGAAGCCTTGATGTTTATAGCTTTGTATGCCGGTTATATGGTTTTTCTTCTTTATCGAAAGTAA
- a CDS encoding MBL fold metallo-hydrolase yields MFQTSVLASGSKGNAVFIRTENTAFLVDAGLSGKKIIALLESIDVDPAELKGIIISHEHSDHISGAGILCRKLNIPLYSSELTFSTCCHRVGKLPAGTKYFRVGEKFEIDDVVIRPFPSSHDVIDGSNFIFKQMENNNKLAVATDVGYSSNLMLHNLKNSSTIILESNHDVQMLLTGPYPPHLKQRIKSRQGHLSNEQAVGVMTQILHPKLKNLVLAHLSEKNNLPDLAHKIMSDFLKEVKHELNLLVSSQYEATDLIDV; encoded by the coding sequence ATGTTCCAAACCAGTGTTCTGGCCAGCGGCAGCAAAGGAAATGCAGTTTTCATTCGAACTGAGAATACAGCATTCCTTGTGGATGCCGGATTGAGCGGAAAAAAGATTATTGCTCTTCTGGAAAGCATCGATGTAGATCCAGCGGAATTGAAAGGTATCATTATCAGCCATGAACACAGTGATCATATCAGCGGTGCAGGAATTTTGTGCAGAAAGCTGAATATTCCACTTTATTCTTCTGAACTTACCTTTTCTACCTGTTGTCATCGGGTCGGTAAATTACCGGCAGGAACAAAGTATTTTAGAGTTGGAGAAAAGTTTGAGATCGATGATGTAGTTATTCGTCCCTTTCCCAGTTCTCATGATGTGATCGACGGTTCGAATTTTATCTTTAAACAAATGGAAAATAATAATAAACTGGCAGTTGCCACCGATGTTGGCTATTCCAGTAATTTGATGCTGCACAATTTGAAGAATTCTTCTACAATTATCTTGGAAAGCAATCATGATGTTCAAATGCTTCTTACAGGACCCTATCCTCCGCATCTAAAACAGAGAATAAAAAGCAGACAAGGACATTTGAGCAATGAACAGGCAGTTGGTGTAATGACTCAAATACTGCATCCCAAGCTGAAAAACCTGGTTTTAGCTCATCTCAGTGAAAAAAATAATTTGCCAGATTTGGCACACAAAATAATGAGCGATTTCTTAAAAGAAGTGAAACACGAATTAAATTTGCTGGTTTCATCGCAATATGAAGCCACAGATTTAATAGATGTGTAA
- a CDS encoding HD domain-containing protein, whose product MMEKITVSELKDHLNKEIISDFLVTQKNLREGSKDFYIRLQLSDKTGSVPGNVWNNAKTLAQKFEEGDVLRIKGVIISYKTQIQITVNKIQKLYEEEYNLADFMETTAKDVNKLSDKLFNFIDNIKQPNLKELLLNIFEDKEFYTKFAQAPAAKTWHHNYIGGLLEHTISIAAICDFVSHMYDVDKDLLITGALLHDIGKVFEYKIANTIDFSVQGRLIGHIPLGDQFICERAARLNNFPENILMKLRHLILAHHGEYEKASARLPQTIEAIVMHHADNLDAQTVGVLQLTNKISEDGAEWSEFDRLNMRYYYIK is encoded by the coding sequence ATTATGGAAAAAATTACAGTTAGTGAATTGAAAGATCATTTGAACAAAGAAATTATCAGCGACTTTCTGGTAACTCAGAAGAACCTGCGGGAAGGCAGTAAAGATTTTTATATAAGATTGCAGCTTTCCGATAAAACAGGCTCTGTTCCTGGAAATGTGTGGAATAATGCAAAAACGTTAGCACAGAAATTTGAAGAAGGTGATGTTCTGCGCATCAAAGGTGTTATCATCAGCTACAAAACACAAATCCAGATTACAGTTAACAAAATTCAGAAGCTTTATGAAGAAGAATACAATCTGGCAGATTTTATGGAAACAACTGCCAAAGATGTGAACAAACTTTCCGATAAATTATTTAATTTTATCGATAACATCAAACAGCCAAATTTGAAAGAATTGCTATTAAATATTTTTGAAGATAAAGAATTTTATACCAAATTTGCTCAAGCTCCGGCAGCTAAAACCTGGCATCACAACTACATCGGAGGTCTTCTGGAACACACAATTTCCATAGCTGCGATCTGTGATTTCGTATCGCACATGTACGATGTGGATAAAGATCTACTGATTACCGGAGCCCTTCTGCATGACATCGGCAAAGTGTTTGAATATAAAATTGCCAATACTATCGATTTTTCTGTGCAGGGACGTTTGATCGGGCATATTCCACTGGGTGATCAATTCATTTGTGAAAGAGCAGCCAGATTGAACAACTTCCCGGAAAATATTTTAATGAAATTGCGTCATCTGATCTTGGCACATCATGGCGAATATGAAAAAGCTTCAGCCCGTTTACCACAAACCATTGAAGCCATTGTTATGCATCATGCCGACAATCTGGACGCACAAACGGTGGGAGTTCTGCAATTAACAAATAAGATTTCGGAAGATGGTGCTGAATGGTCGGAATTTGATCGCTTGAATATGCGATATTATTACATCAAATAG
- a CDS encoding PHP domain-containing protein, with product MKRKQIFDRNFVEVTGCIHNHSIYSYDGLISMARIIREAKLRDLDYVTINDHNTKAAAEDEHVLKEKDLVVIVGMEVNDPNKDHHYLVFNSDEVLKGKEVQEYVEFYKNSGAIGFAAHPIERRICSRFRKYEWLQKDVDGFDGIEIWNYLSEWIGKMKPKLNGLFLVLFPAMFVRKPFREVLNWWDQLNAAGKKKSAIGSVDAHTERMKKFGINFKFLRHRTLYNAIRTNVFLESGKEINKANILTALQKGNSYIINYKMGNPYNFFAGISNRETNAILGEEIKFRKGLKYYFRIPKIAKVTLFQNGEKVEYKRDENGSFEITKPGNYRLEITRFGRGWIYTNNIYVID from the coding sequence ATGAAAAGAAAACAGATATTTGACAGGAATTTTGTAGAAGTAACTGGTTGTATTCACAATCATTCCATTTATTCTTATGATGGTTTAATCAGCATGGCACGCATCATTCGAGAAGCCAAACTTCGCGATCTGGATTATGTTACCATCAACGATCATAACACGAAAGCTGCCGCCGAAGATGAACATGTGTTAAAAGAAAAAGATCTGGTCGTTATCGTGGGAATGGAAGTTAACGATCCTAACAAAGATCATCATTACCTGGTTTTCAATTCCGATGAAGTGCTGAAAGGCAAGGAAGTACAAGAATACGTCGAGTTCTATAAAAATAGTGGAGCGATCGGATTTGCAGCTCATCCCATTGAAAGAAGGATCTGTTCCCGGTTCCGAAAATATGAATGGCTTCAAAAAGATGTAGATGGCTTTGACGGCATCGAGATCTGGAATTATCTTTCGGAATGGATCGGAAAAATGAAACCAAAATTGAACGGCCTTTTCTTGGTGCTATTTCCTGCAATGTTCGTAAGAAAACCATTTCGGGAAGTCTTGAATTGGTGGGATCAATTGAACGCAGCAGGTAAAAAAAAATCTGCTATCGGCAGTGTGGATGCTCATACCGAAAGAATGAAGAAATTCGGGATTAATTTCAAATTCCTGCGTCATCGCACGCTTTACAATGCTATTCGCACCAATGTTTTCCTTGAAAGTGGAAAAGAGATCAATAAGGCCAATATTTTAACTGCTCTGCAAAAAGGTAATAGCTATATAATCAATTACAAAATGGGGAATCCCTATAATTTTTTCGCTGGAATTTCCAATCGGGAAACTAATGCAATCCTGGGTGAAGAAATCAAGTTCCGAAAAGGGTTGAAATATTATTTTAGAATTCCCAAAATAGCAAAAGTAACTCTTTTCCAAAATGGAGAAAAAGTAGAATACAAACGAGACGAAAATGGTAGCTTTGAAATTACCAAGCCAGGAAATTACCGTTTGGAAATTACCCGTTTTGGTCGTGGTTGGATTTATACAAATAACATTTATGTAATAGATTAA
- a CDS encoding T9SS type A sorting domain-containing protein yields the protein MKKVFVILILTVVSFLVAIEFRPAGGMEVNPGMRDSLVYYHQNTVDQLWYGASSWAVRFDFETYLGAIPGQQFAAEGALIYLPGSQSSDPLSVKVARDSLYQPDAVYDSIMVQPNQLNLGAWNNIEFNDTIIDSKMWLIVDYPTNSTDQFIAASEGDGLTSYFYTNDYYYSMNSFNYQSEFLFCLYGHFITDGTDLDVLDFTFEGDITSAAQIFPKLTIRNASNSTAQDAYLVFSMSSPENEIFVQELTTGLVRDTIFVDNISAGSIVTYDFTDSLYFGLLHSASQYEASAYIGCASDSLNQNNSLDLEFDTFYHSMPVTIVENCVQLNSNNSTNVMTVQQDVIDPETTEVINYFPSAGNVPFYCIDSFNRYNSYSFVGLPGTVLNGSRQIPGYISSSYITDFTDLYDDAMNDSTFVSSFNVSGKYDNAGFAEIKVEAANSETRVFTNFLDDCSIYTMIVEDVIDNASLPSGFTIPILRYIPTQFENITLAADTSFVDSVDFDYNLDFTTINGDMTNCRAVAILQNDETKQIYAYNAIDFDDFQLVDIQENEIDPIAVNMRIFPNPYLFNGNLHINFNMSENAEDVELKIYNIRGQLVRKMAQDISNTNNSFIWNGKDENSKQVSSGVYLLKLSARSGNEKIVKHKKCLLLKK from the coding sequence TTGAAAAAAGTATTTGTAATACTGATCCTGACTGTTGTTTCGTTTTTGGTCGCTATCGAATTTCGACCAGCAGGTGGAATGGAAGTAAATCCCGGAATGCGAGATTCACTGGTTTATTATCATCAGAACACGGTCGATCAACTTTGGTATGGCGCATCCAGCTGGGCTGTCCGCTTCGATTTTGAAACTTATCTGGGAGCAATTCCAGGTCAGCAATTTGCAGCAGAAGGCGCACTTATTTATCTTCCCGGCAGCCAGAGTTCCGATCCGTTGAGTGTAAAAGTTGCTCGTGATTCTCTGTATCAACCAGATGCTGTTTACGATTCGATAATGGTGCAGCCAAATCAGTTAAACCTGGGAGCCTGGAACAATATTGAATTTAATGATACGATAATTGATTCGAAAATGTGGTTGATTGTAGATTATCCCACAAATTCTACAGATCAATTTATTGCAGCTTCGGAAGGAGATGGACTAACAAGCTATTTCTACACTAATGATTATTACTATTCCATGAATTCTTTTAATTATCAGAGTGAATTCCTGTTTTGCCTGTACGGACATTTTATAACCGATGGCACGGATCTGGATGTTTTGGATTTTACTTTTGAAGGTGATATTACAAGTGCAGCACAAATATTTCCCAAACTTACAATTCGCAATGCATCCAATTCTACAGCTCAAGATGCATATCTGGTTTTTTCGATGTCCTCTCCCGAAAACGAAATATTCGTGCAGGAATTAACAACCGGCTTAGTTCGAGATACTATTTTCGTAGATAATATTTCAGCCGGAAGCATAGTAACTTACGATTTTACAGACAGTCTATATTTTGGATTGTTACACTCTGCATCGCAATATGAAGCTTCTGCTTACATAGGTTGTGCATCAGACAGTTTAAATCAGAATAATTCCCTGGATTTGGAATTCGATACTTTTTATCATTCCATGCCGGTAACAATCGTAGAAAATTGCGTGCAGTTAAATAGTAATAACAGCACAAATGTGATGACAGTTCAGCAGGATGTCATCGATCCTGAAACAACAGAAGTGATAAATTATTTTCCTTCTGCTGGTAATGTTCCATTTTATTGCATAGATTCTTTCAATCGCTACAATTCATATTCTTTTGTCGGATTGCCGGGAACTGTGCTCAATGGCAGTCGGCAAATTCCGGGTTATATTTCTTCTAGTTATATCACAGATTTTACAGATCTATATGATGATGCGATGAATGACAGTACATTTGTTTCATCTTTCAATGTGAGTGGAAAATATGATAATGCTGGATTTGCTGAAATTAAAGTGGAAGCGGCGAATTCTGAAACCAGGGTTTTCACAAATTTCCTGGATGATTGTTCCATTTACACGATGATAGTGGAAGACGTTATTGACAATGCCAGTTTACCTTCTGGTTTCACGATTCCGATCCTGCGTTATATTCCAACCCAATTCGAAAATATTACTTTGGCAGCAGATACAAGCTTCGTAGATTCGGTAGATTTTGATTATAACCTGGATTTTACAACCATTAATGGCGATATGACCAATTGTAGAGCTGTTGCAATTCTTCAGAATGATGAAACCAAGCAGATCTACGCCTACAATGCGATAGATTTTGATGATTTTCAATTGGTCGATATCCAGGAAAACGAGATCGATCCAATTGCCGTAAATATGAGGATATTTCCCAATCCGTACTTGTTCAACGGAAATTTGCATATTAATTTCAACATGAGCGAAAATGCAGAAGATGTGGAATTGAAGATCTATAATATTAGAGGTCAACTTGTGCGGAAAATGGCGCAGGATATTTCCAATACTAATAACAGCTTTATCTGGAATGGAAAGGATGAAAATAGTAAACAGGTTTCCAGCGGAGTTTATCTGCTGAAACTCTCTGCCAGAAGCGGAAACGAAAAAATAGTTAAACATAAAAAATGCCTTCTTTTAAAGAAATAA
- a CDS encoding lysophospholipid acyltransferase family protein, with the protein MKKPIQSRIEYILFMCLYYTVKHFPLSVIKNVAANLMQFGGMVLGIRKKTAEQNLQLVFPEMNLQERNRILKKMYREMGRNAAEIYFADFEKLYDDVILEGWENLEAAITLNKGVILASAHTGNWELAGRYIHTKHKLSVIYKKLRNRYLNDFTYSLRKDDGLVLIELKTALRQILKLLKEKYIVTIMIDQNARKNGVLTNFMGHPASTFVGTAKIAIKTQTPIVPALALRTENDKHKFIFESMILPKGYKNTTADVIALTEKVSQQLEKYILKYPEQWFWVHRRWRGHKRAKKA; encoded by the coding sequence ATGAAAAAGCCGATCCAGAGCAGGATAGAATATATTTTATTCATGTGTTTGTATTACACGGTCAAGCACTTTCCGCTTTCTGTCATCAAGAACGTAGCAGCAAATTTGATGCAGTTTGGCGGCATGGTTTTGGGTATTCGAAAGAAAACGGCAGAGCAGAATCTACAGCTTGTTTTTCCTGAAATGAACCTGCAGGAACGTAACAGAATTCTAAAGAAAATGTATCGGGAAATGGGCAGGAATGCTGCCGAAATTTATTTTGCCGATTTCGAAAAATTGTACGATGATGTTATTTTGGAAGGTTGGGAGAACCTGGAAGCTGCAATTACGCTGAATAAAGGCGTTATCTTGGCTTCTGCTCATACAGGTAATTGGGAATTGGCAGGAAGATACATTCATACCAAACACAAACTTTCGGTGATCTACAAAAAATTACGAAATCGTTATTTAAATGATTTCACCTACTCTCTGCGTAAAGACGATGGTCTGGTGCTGATCGAACTGAAAACTGCTCTCAGACAGATCCTCAAGCTTTTGAAAGAAAAATATATTGTAACTATCATGATTGACCAGAATGCCAGAAAGAATGGCGTTCTTACCAATTTTATGGGGCATCCTGCTTCCACTTTTGTGGGAACAGCCAAGATCGCCATCAAAACCCAAACTCCCATCGTTCCTGCCCTTGCTCTACGAACAGAGAATGATAAACATAAATTCATCTTTGAATCGATGATCTTACCGAAGGGTTACAAGAATACAACAGCAGATGTTATTGCTCTTACAGAAAAGGTTTCTCAGCAGCTGGAAAAATATATTCTGAAATATCCGGAACAATGGTTTTGGGTGCATCGACGCTGGCGCGGACATAAAAGAGCTAAAAAGGCTTGA
- the tsaB gene encoding tRNA (adenosine(37)-N6)-threonylcarbamoyltransferase complex dimerization subunit type 1 TsaB, with amino-acid sequence MNILAICTTSSSGSIAICKDEVISFSSYLDIKITHSERLMPQIDFGLKQCKITLDEIDLIAVANGPGSFTGLRIGLATAKGLCMGKQIPLFPVNTLELLAYNAFGSRLAVLPFIDAKMNEVYAALYSKDFKELIIPQNAKPIEFLNLIDQPVFILGDGIQKYSRELKESKIEFVTALPHQNIPQASTLISMALQLKEIPKYDFEFISDLQPYYLRKSQAEIVKEEKEKK; translated from the coding sequence TTGAATATTTTAGCAATTTGCACTACAAGTTCATCTGGCAGCATCGCGATCTGCAAAGATGAGGTGATTTCCTTCAGCAGCTACCTGGATATCAAGATCACTCATTCCGAAAGACTGATGCCGCAAATAGATTTTGGGCTGAAACAATGCAAGATCACATTGGATGAGATAGATCTGATAGCTGTGGCAAACGGTCCCGGTTCTTTTACAGGATTGCGGATCGGACTGGCAACTGCAAAAGGACTTTGCATGGGAAAACAAATTCCACTTTTTCCTGTAAATACTTTGGAACTTCTGGCCTACAATGCTTTTGGCTCACGTTTAGCTGTTCTACCTTTTATCGATGCCAAAATGAATGAAGTTTATGCAGCATTATATTCGAAAGATTTTAAGGAATTGATAATTCCACAAAATGCCAAACCGATTGAATTTCTGAATCTGATCGATCAGCCTGTATTTATTCTGGGAGACGGCATTCAAAAATATTCCAGAGAATTGAAGGAAAGCAAGATTGAGTTTGTAACTGCTCTTCCCCACCAGAATATTCCACAAGCTTCCACATTGATAAGTATGGCACTGCAGCTTAAGGAAATACCCAAATACGATTTTGAGTTCATTTCCGACCTGCAGCCTTATTATCTGCGTAAATCTCAAGCTGAGATCGTGAAAGAAGAAAAGGAGAAAAAATAA
- a CDS encoding cytidine/deoxycytidylate deaminase family protein, protein MENKRPSWHQYFMEMAFLASSRSTCLRRKVGAIVVLENQIVSTGYNGSPKHVRHCAQTGCLRAKMNVPSAERHELCRGVHAEQNAVIQAAVNGASIKGAVLYCTNQPCVICSKILINAEIRTVYIAEPYEDKLAQELLKEAGVAMNLVNRETGVLEKLI, encoded by the coding sequence ATGGAAAACAAACGACCAAGCTGGCATCAATATTTTATGGAAATGGCGTTTCTGGCTTCTAGCAGATCTACCTGCCTGCGCCGTAAAGTAGGAGCGATCGTTGTTCTGGAAAATCAAATAGTATCAACAGGATATAATGGCTCACCCAAGCACGTGCGACATTGTGCTCAAACCGGCTGTTTGCGAGCTAAAATGAATGTTCCTTCGGCAGAAAGACACGAACTTTGCCGTGGTGTTCATGCTGAACAAAATGCTGTGATCCAGGCTGCTGTAAATGGAGCTTCCATCAAGGGAGCTGTGCTGTATTGCACAAACCAGCCTTGCGTTATCTGCTCCAAAATATTGATAAATGCTGAGATAAGAACTGTATATATAGCCGAACCTTACGAAGACAAACTGGCTCAGGAACTTCTTAAAGAAGCTGGCGTTGCCATGAATTTGGTGAATAGAGAAACGGGTGTGCTGGAGAAATTGATTTAA
- the recO gene encoding DNA repair protein RecO has product MSSSNREISAKGIILRKTKYSDTSLILDVFTLEFGHITLMAKGVRKQKSKAIGLLEILNEVDFTLYKNPSSEWHIFKDGELIKAHLRETKFENGILMQAAAEIYRQLILEMSDYHKLYELIVSYLDYIRAIPKNGIAIFWRFLLRMFVIIGIEIDVEKCLECNKNKSFFAYYPQKHGFICSACYRPVQSDQLIKLSKQQAFILNNLRQIGNMLNDFKLDKTMMQKLNRIFLLHLSEHFHKKFYLKSLELLV; this is encoded by the coding sequence ATGAGTTCCTCTAACCGAGAGATATCAGCAAAAGGTATAATTCTTAGAAAAACAAAATATAGCGACACCAGCTTGATCTTAGATGTGTTCACATTAGAATTCGGGCACATCACGCTAATGGCAAAAGGCGTGCGCAAACAGAAAAGTAAAGCGATCGGTCTTCTGGAAATTCTGAATGAAGTTGATTTTACATTATACAAAAATCCCAGCAGTGAATGGCATATCTTCAAAGATGGTGAATTGATCAAGGCTCATCTACGGGAAACGAAATTTGAAAATGGCATTCTAATGCAGGCTGCTGCTGAGATCTATCGCCAGCTAATCCTGGAAATGAGTGATTATCATAAACTTTATGAATTGATCGTAAGTTATTTAGATTATATTCGAGCGATTCCTAAAAATGGAATTGCTATTTTCTGGCGTTTTCTACTTCGCATGTTCGTTATCATCGGAATCGAGATCGATGTAGAAAAATGCCTGGAATGTAATAAAAATAAATCGTTTTTTGCCTATTATCCCCAAAAACACGGTTTTATCTGCAGCGCTTGCTATCGTCCTGTTCAAAGTGATCAGCTGATCAAACTATCTAAACAACAGGCATTTATCCTGAATAATTTACGACAAATAGGTAATATGCTCAATGATTTTAAATTAGATAAAACCATGATGCAGAAGCTGAACAGAATTTTTCTTCTGCATCTTTCGGAGCATTTTCACAAAAAGTTTTATCTAAAAAGTTTGGAGCTGCTGGTTTAG